A genomic stretch from Aedes albopictus strain Foshan chromosome 2, AalbF5, whole genome shotgun sequence includes:
- the LOC109423726 gene encoding glucose-6-phosphate exchanger SLC37A2 isoform X1, translated as MRIFRSSRRIMSTSYPDAPLGIRLVTALCGKICPRWQINRLLWFKCSVLTLTYLAYMCYHMTRKPLSVVKSVLHRNCTGVQIPPEFIHNGGEPPNDSTWCDYAPFDGSDSAALLGTLDSSFLFSYAIAMFFSGFIAERVSLRYFLTFGMLFSGIFCYLFGIAKVYDIHSMMYFVFVQAMAGVFQTTGWPGVVTIVGRWFGKSKRGLIFGIWNSHTSIGNILGTLIAGYYVEKDWAMSFVVPGFVMGVFGFIMFLFLVDRPEIVDCHEKVGDRRGGYRRIDDGRVGDSGGTSDAEESVGTNSEQENPSLRSLRGSFYSNIIDVNERTPIIGSINRTPVPDNAIGFGGALRIPGVVEFSMCLFFSKLVSYTFLFWLPLYIQSSTTLGAELSADLSTLFDIGGIVGAIAAGLISDYSGMSATTCTGMLALAAPALLIYQQWGALSLSFNICLLFVAGVLVNGPYALITTSVSAELGQHSSLNGNGKALATVTAIIDGTGSIGAAVGPLIAGLISSSGWENVFYMLIVSDILALLLLLRLVSKEISRRSRRRNVRIE; from the exons ATGCGAATcttccgctccagtcggagaatAATGAGCACCAGCTATCCAGATGCACCCCTTGGGATTCGACTTGTAACCGCGCTGTGCGGGAAAATTTGTCCCCGATGGCAGATCAATCGACTGCTCTG GTTCAAATGCTCGGTGCTCACGCTCACCTATCTGGCGTACATGTGCTATCACATGACAAGGAAACCGCTCTCCGTAGTTAAATCCGTACTGCACCGCAACTGTACTGGCGTAcagattccaccggaattcatCCACAACGGTGGAGAGCCCCCGAACGATAGCACCTGGTGTGACTATGCGCCCTTCGATGGGTCCGACTCGGCTGCGCTGCTGGGGACGCTGGACTCGTCATTTCTGTTCAGCTATGCCATTGCAATGTTCTTCTCCGGGTTTATTGCCGAAAGGGTCTCCCTGCGATACTTTTTGACCTTCGGCATGCTATTTTCCGGCATTTTTTGTTATCTGTTTGGCATTGCTAAGGTATATGATATCCATTCGATGATGTACTTTGTATTCGTACAAGCGATGGCCGGCGTTTTCCAAACAACCGGATGGCCAGGAGTGGTTACAATTGTCGGCCGTTGGTTTGGAAAGTCAAAGCGCGGCTTGATTTTCGGCATTTGGAACAGTCATACATCGATTGGAAACATCCTAGGGACACTGATAGCTGGATACTATGTGGAAAAGGATTGGGCCATGTCATTTGTGGTGCCCGGATTCGTAATGGGGGTGTTTGGGTTCATCATGTTCCTGTTTCTGGTGGACCGACCCGAGATAGTGGATTGCCACGAGAAAGTTGGCGATCGCAGAGGAGGCTATAGGAGGATCGATGACGGCAGAGTTGGAGATTCTGGCGGAACCTCTGATGCGGAAGAATCTGTTGGAACCAACAGTGAGCAG GAAAATCCTTCGCTAAGAAGCTTACGAGGCAGCTTTTATTCTAATATCATA gaTGTAAACGAACGCACACCAATAATAGGCAGTATTAATCGAACACCTGTCCCGGACAATGCAATTGGATTTGGCGGTGCCTTACGGATTCCGGGGGTTGTAGAGTTCTCCATGTGTCTGTTCTTCTCCAAACTTGTCAGCTACACATTCCTCTTCTGGTTACCACTGTACATTCAGTCGTCCA CTACGCTGGGAGCAGAACTAAGTGCAGATTTATCGACACTGTTCGATATCGGTGGCATCGTAGGCGCCATCGCAGCCGGTCTAATCTCCGATTACTCCGGAATGTCCGCAACAACATGCACTGGCATGCTGGCGTTAGCCGCACCTGCT CTGCTGATCTACCAACAATGGGGTGCTCTCTCTCTATCATTCAACATTTGTCTGCTCTTCGTTGCCGGAGTGCTTGTCAATGGCCCATACGCACTTATTACTACTTCCGTGAGTGCTGAACTTG GTCAACACAGTTCATTGAACGGTAACGGCAAAGCACTTGCTACTGTGACCGCGATCATTGATGGAACAGGATCGATCG GGGCTGCCGTTGGACCGCTGATTGCGGGTTTGATTTCGTCATCCGGTTGGGAGAACGTCTTCTACATGCTCATTGTATCGGACATTTTGGCCCTTTTGCTTCTGTTGCGGCTTGTGAGCAAGGAAATATCGCGGCGATCGAGGCGACGCAATGTCCGAATAGAGTAA
- the LOC109423726 gene encoding glucose-6-phosphate exchanger SLC37A2 isoform X2 has translation MRIFRSSRRIMSTSYPDAPLGIRLVTALCGKICPRWQINRLLWFKCSVLTLTYLAYMCYHMTRKPLSVVKSVLHRNCTGVQIPPEFIHNGGEPPNDSTWCDYAPFDGSDSAALLGTLDSSFLFSYAIAMFFSGFIAERVSLRYFLTFGMLFSGIFCYLFGIAKVYDIHSMMYFVFVQAMAGVFQTTGWPGVVTIVGRWFGKSKRGLIFGIWNSHTSIGNILGTLIAGYYVEKDWAMSFVVPGFVMGVFGFIMFLFLVDRPEIVDCHEKVGDRRGGYRRIDDGRVGDSGGTSDAEESVGTNSEQDVNERTPIIGSINRTPVPDNAIGFGGALRIPGVVEFSMCLFFSKLVSYTFLFWLPLYIQSSTTLGAELSADLSTLFDIGGIVGAIAAGLISDYSGMSATTCTGMLALAAPALLIYQQWGALSLSFNICLLFVAGVLVNGPYALITTSVSAELGQHSSLNGNGKALATVTAIIDGTGSIGAAVGPLIAGLISSSGWENVFYMLIVSDILALLLLLRLVSKEISRRSRRRNVRIE, from the exons ATGCGAATcttccgctccagtcggagaatAATGAGCACCAGCTATCCAGATGCACCCCTTGGGATTCGACTTGTAACCGCGCTGTGCGGGAAAATTTGTCCCCGATGGCAGATCAATCGACTGCTCTG GTTCAAATGCTCGGTGCTCACGCTCACCTATCTGGCGTACATGTGCTATCACATGACAAGGAAACCGCTCTCCGTAGTTAAATCCGTACTGCACCGCAACTGTACTGGCGTAcagattccaccggaattcatCCACAACGGTGGAGAGCCCCCGAACGATAGCACCTGGTGTGACTATGCGCCCTTCGATGGGTCCGACTCGGCTGCGCTGCTGGGGACGCTGGACTCGTCATTTCTGTTCAGCTATGCCATTGCAATGTTCTTCTCCGGGTTTATTGCCGAAAGGGTCTCCCTGCGATACTTTTTGACCTTCGGCATGCTATTTTCCGGCATTTTTTGTTATCTGTTTGGCATTGCTAAGGTATATGATATCCATTCGATGATGTACTTTGTATTCGTACAAGCGATGGCCGGCGTTTTCCAAACAACCGGATGGCCAGGAGTGGTTACAATTGTCGGCCGTTGGTTTGGAAAGTCAAAGCGCGGCTTGATTTTCGGCATTTGGAACAGTCATACATCGATTGGAAACATCCTAGGGACACTGATAGCTGGATACTATGTGGAAAAGGATTGGGCCATGTCATTTGTGGTGCCCGGATTCGTAATGGGGGTGTTTGGGTTCATCATGTTCCTGTTTCTGGTGGACCGACCCGAGATAGTGGATTGCCACGAGAAAGTTGGCGATCGCAGAGGAGGCTATAGGAGGATCGATGACGGCAGAGTTGGAGATTCTGGCGGAACCTCTGATGCGGAAGAATCTGTTGGAACCAACAGTGAGCAG gaTGTAAACGAACGCACACCAATAATAGGCAGTATTAATCGAACACCTGTCCCGGACAATGCAATTGGATTTGGCGGTGCCTTACGGATTCCGGGGGTTGTAGAGTTCTCCATGTGTCTGTTCTTCTCCAAACTTGTCAGCTACACATTCCTCTTCTGGTTACCACTGTACATTCAGTCGTCCA CTACGCTGGGAGCAGAACTAAGTGCAGATTTATCGACACTGTTCGATATCGGTGGCATCGTAGGCGCCATCGCAGCCGGTCTAATCTCCGATTACTCCGGAATGTCCGCAACAACATGCACTGGCATGCTGGCGTTAGCCGCACCTGCT CTGCTGATCTACCAACAATGGGGTGCTCTCTCTCTATCATTCAACATTTGTCTGCTCTTCGTTGCCGGAGTGCTTGTCAATGGCCCATACGCACTTATTACTACTTCCGTGAGTGCTGAACTTG GTCAACACAGTTCATTGAACGGTAACGGCAAAGCACTTGCTACTGTGACCGCGATCATTGATGGAACAGGATCGATCG GGGCTGCCGTTGGACCGCTGATTGCGGGTTTGATTTCGTCATCCGGTTGGGAGAACGTCTTCTACATGCTCATTGTATCGGACATTTTGGCCCTTTTGCTTCTGTTGCGGCTTGTGAGCAAGGAAATATCGCGGCGATCGAGGCGACGCAATGTCCGAATAGAGTAA